The proteins below are encoded in one region of Amycolatopsis magusensis:
- the murG gene encoding undecaprenyldiphospho-muramoylpentapeptide beta-N-acetylglucosaminyltransferase, whose translation MGADRGSNAVEQAAPTVVVAGGGTAGHIEPALALADAVMRLRPDAKVIALGTARGLETKLVPERGYQLELIPPVPLPRKPTPELIRLPLRVRDSVKKTREVLERVGADVVVGFGGYVALPAYLAARGRVPIVVHEANKTAGLANKVGARFAARVAVAVPGTPLANAEVVGIPLRRSITTLDRAALRAEARKHFGLDPDAPTLLVFGGSQGAASINAAVSGAAKDFADAGVGVLHAHGPKNTLVVQEFPDKPAYVPVPYLERMDLAYAAADAVLCRSGAMTAAEVSAVGLPAVFVPLPHGNGEQGLNAKPAVDAGAALLVDDADLTPGKVAELVVPLVADATRVAKMSAAAVGLGHREADEVLARIVLEAAAK comes from the coding sequence GTGGGAGCGGACAGAGGCAGCAACGCCGTCGAGCAGGCGGCGCCGACGGTGGTCGTGGCAGGTGGCGGCACCGCCGGCCACATCGAGCCGGCGCTCGCGCTCGCGGACGCGGTCATGCGCCTGCGACCCGACGCGAAGGTGATCGCGCTCGGTACCGCGCGCGGCCTGGAGACCAAACTGGTGCCGGAGCGGGGCTACCAGCTGGAGCTGATCCCGCCGGTGCCGCTGCCGCGCAAGCCGACGCCGGAGCTGATCCGGCTGCCGCTGCGGGTGCGCGACTCGGTCAAGAAGACCCGTGAGGTGCTCGAGCGCGTCGGCGCGGACGTGGTGGTCGGCTTCGGCGGTTACGTCGCGCTGCCCGCCTACCTCGCCGCCCGCGGCCGGGTGCCGATCGTGGTGCACGAGGCGAACAAGACCGCCGGGCTGGCCAACAAGGTCGGCGCGCGGTTCGCCGCGCGGGTCGCGGTGGCCGTACCGGGCACGCCGCTGGCCAACGCCGAGGTCGTCGGCATCCCGTTGCGCCGCTCGATCACCACGCTCGACCGGGCCGCGCTGCGGGCCGAGGCACGCAAGCACTTCGGGCTGGACCCGGACGCGCCGACGCTGCTGGTGTTCGGCGGTTCGCAGGGGGCCGCCTCGATCAACGCCGCGGTGTCCGGCGCCGCCAAGGACTTCGCGGACGCCGGTGTCGGTGTGCTGCACGCCCACGGCCCGAAGAACACCCTGGTGGTGCAGGAGTTCCCGGACAAGCCCGCCTACGTGCCGGTGCCGTACCTGGAGCGGATGGACCTGGCCTACGCGGCCGCCGACGCGGTGCTCTGCCGCTCCGGCGCGATGACCGCGGCCGAGGTGTCCGCGGTGGGCCTGCCCGCGGTGTTCGTGCCGCTGCCGCACGGCAACGGCGAGCAGGGGCTCAACGCCAAGCCCGCGGTGGACGCCGGTGCGGCGCTGCTGGTGGACGACGCGGACCTGACCCCGGGCAAGGTGGCCGAACTGGTGGTGCCGCTGGTCGCCGACGCGACCAGGGTGGCGAAGATGAGTGCGGCGGCGGTGGGCCTCGGTCACCGCGAGGCCGACGAGGTGCTGGCCCGGATCGTGCTGGAGGCGGCGGCGAAATGA
- the ftsW gene encoding putative lipid II flippase FtsW encodes MAVARPAKPVRAARTAQPEQDGKKAGGATRVSRRRAKGERPPRGFSTEQFALTAWLSRPLASFHLVLAVTGTLTVIGIVMVLSASSPSSYDPKTGSSVYALFQKHLMFVGIGSLAFLIGLRVSLRRIRALSSTAMVVCLGLLMLVLTPLGKNVNGSQGWFVVGPFSLQPVELAKVALALWGAHILVIKYNVLHQWRHLLVPVVPAALLMFALVMAQPDLGGTVTLGVVLIALLWFAGAPKRLFGVILAGGVGGAVILALVAQYRLDRVMTFLNPGADPQGKGLQANQALYAIAEGGFFGKGLVQGQSKWRYLPNVQHDFIFALIGEELGFVGCVVVIGLFGLLAVVGMRIATRNLDPWIRIVAGTLTVWVVAQAAINIGYVIGLLPVTGVTLPLISYGGTSLVVTMLLLGILANCARHEPEAVAALRTQGPGKFGRLLRLPAPEPYRPPTKRRGSAGTRGGGTKRGRPAARASERRAGATRAGTARGSSTRRGRR; translated from the coding sequence GTGGCAGTAGCTAGGCCGGCCAAGCCGGTCAGGGCCGCGCGGACCGCGCAGCCGGAGCAGGACGGCAAGAAGGCGGGAGGCGCGACCCGGGTCTCCCGGCGCCGGGCCAAGGGCGAACGCCCGCCCCGCGGCTTCTCCACCGAGCAGTTCGCGCTGACCGCGTGGCTGTCGCGGCCGCTGGCCTCGTTCCACCTGGTGCTGGCCGTCACCGGCACGCTGACGGTGATCGGGATCGTGATGGTGCTGTCGGCCTCCTCGCCGTCCTCCTACGACCCGAAGACCGGCTCGTCGGTGTACGCGCTGTTCCAGAAGCACCTGATGTTCGTCGGCATCGGCTCGCTGGCGTTCCTGATCGGGCTGCGGGTGTCGCTGCGGCGGATCCGGGCGCTCTCGTCCACCGCGATGGTGGTCTGCCTGGGCCTGCTGATGCTGGTGCTGACCCCGCTCGGCAAGAACGTCAACGGCTCGCAGGGCTGGTTCGTGGTCGGGCCGTTCTCGCTGCAGCCGGTGGAGCTGGCCAAGGTGGCGCTGGCGCTGTGGGGCGCGCACATCCTGGTGATCAAGTACAACGTGCTGCACCAGTGGCGGCACCTGCTGGTCCCGGTGGTGCCCGCCGCGCTGCTGATGTTCGCGCTGGTGATGGCGCAGCCCGACCTCGGCGGCACGGTCACCCTCGGCGTGGTGCTGATCGCGCTGCTGTGGTTCGCCGGTGCGCCGAAGCGGCTGTTCGGGGTGATCCTGGCCGGTGGTGTCGGCGGCGCGGTGATCCTCGCGCTGGTCGCGCAGTACCGGCTGGACCGGGTGATGACCTTCCTCAACCCCGGTGCCGACCCGCAGGGCAAGGGGCTGCAGGCCAACCAGGCGCTCTACGCCATCGCCGAGGGCGGGTTCTTCGGCAAGGGGCTGGTGCAGGGGCAGTCGAAGTGGCGCTACCTGCCCAACGTGCAGCACGACTTCATCTTCGCGCTGATCGGCGAGGAGCTCGGGTTCGTCGGCTGCGTGGTGGTGATCGGGCTGTTCGGCCTGCTCGCCGTGGTCGGCATGCGGATCGCCACGCGTAACCTGGACCCGTGGATCCGGATCGTGGCCGGCACGCTGACGGTGTGGGTGGTCGCGCAGGCGGCGATCAACATCGGCTACGTGATCGGGTTGCTGCCGGTCACCGGCGTGACGCTGCCGCTGATCTCCTACGGCGGCACGTCACTGGTGGTGACCATGCTGCTGCTCGGCATCCTGGCCAACTGCGCCCGGCACGAACCGGAGGCGGTGGCCGCACTGCGCACCCAGGGCCCGGGTAAATTCGGGCGACTGCTGCGCCTGCCGGCGCCCGAGCCGTACCGCCCGCCGACCAAGCGCCGGGGCTCCGCCGGTACGCGCGGCGGCGGTACCAAGCGCGGCCGTCCCGCGGCCCGCGCGAGCGAGCGCCGGGCGGGCGCGACCAGGGCCGGCACGGCACGCGGAAGTTCGACACGGAGAGGACGTCGGTGA
- the murD gene encoding UDP-N-acetylmuramoyl-L-alanine--D-glutamate ligase, translating to MELAGRRVLVAGAGVTGKSVVTALLARGAEVTVTDGNAERLAELDGLGAALAPGLTEPPEGTALVVTSPGWRPSAPLLVAAEAAGVEVIGDVELAWRIGRDLPAPPVWLAVTGTNGKTTTVGMLESILRAAGVDAVACGNVGYAVLDAVLAGHRVLAVELSSFQLHWSRTLAPHASVVLNLAEDHIDWHGSMAEYAAAKGKIHQHSATVVHNALDEWSVRLAAAYGPKTALSVGIGVDTPRPGELGVVEDLLVDRAFVADPVHSAEELGALSDVRPAGPHNVLNALTAAALARAYGVPAEAVAKGLREYRPAAHRAAEIGEVGGVRYVNDSKATNPHAAAGSLGAYPDVVWIAGGQLKGAAVDQLVQNAADRLRGVVLLGVDAPVIAAALARHAPDVPVKTLPAGDDEPMTAAVGAASAMARPGDVVVLAPAAASLDMFRDYTQRGDAFTAAVHALAGRGQDSGSS from the coding sequence ATGGAGCTGGCCGGACGCCGGGTACTCGTGGCCGGGGCGGGGGTGACCGGCAAGTCGGTGGTCACCGCGCTGCTCGCGCGGGGTGCCGAGGTCACCGTCACCGATGGCAACGCCGAGCGCCTCGCCGAGCTGGACGGGCTCGGGGCCGCGCTGGCACCCGGCCTGACCGAACCGCCGGAGGGCACCGCGCTGGTGGTGACCAGCCCTGGCTGGCGCCCGTCCGCGCCGCTGCTCGTCGCCGCGGAGGCGGCGGGTGTCGAGGTGATCGGCGACGTCGAGCTGGCCTGGCGGATCGGGCGGGACCTGCCCGCGCCCCCGGTCTGGCTGGCGGTCACCGGGACCAACGGCAAGACCACCACGGTCGGCATGCTGGAGTCGATCCTGCGTGCCGCCGGGGTGGACGCGGTGGCCTGCGGGAACGTCGGCTACGCGGTGCTGGACGCGGTGCTCGCCGGGCACCGGGTGCTGGCCGTGGAGCTGTCGAGCTTCCAGCTGCACTGGTCGCGCACGCTGGCGCCGCACGCGTCGGTGGTGCTCAACCTGGCCGAGGACCACATCGACTGGCACGGCTCGATGGCCGAGTACGCCGCGGCCAAGGGCAAGATCCACCAGCACTCGGCGACCGTGGTGCACAACGCGCTCGACGAGTGGTCGGTCCGCCTCGCCGCCGCCTACGGGCCCAAGACCGCGCTGTCGGTCGGCATCGGCGTGGACACCCCGCGCCCCGGTGAGCTGGGCGTGGTGGAGGACCTGCTGGTCGACCGCGCTTTCGTGGCCGACCCGGTGCACAGCGCCGAAGAGTTGGGCGCGTTGTCCGACGTGCGCCCGGCCGGTCCGCACAACGTGCTGAACGCGCTGACCGCCGCCGCGCTGGCCCGCGCCTACGGGGTGCCCGCCGAGGCCGTCGCGAAGGGCCTGCGCGAGTACCGGCCCGCCGCGCACCGGGCGGCGGAGATCGGCGAGGTCGGCGGCGTGCGCTACGTCAACGACTCCAAGGCGACCAACCCGCACGCGGCCGCCGGCTCGCTCGGCGCCTACCCCGACGTGGTCTGGATCGCCGGTGGCCAGCTCAAGGGCGCCGCGGTGGACCAGCTGGTCCAGAACGCGGCGGACCGGTTGCGCGGGGTGGTGCTGCTCGGTGTGGACGCGCCGGTGATCGCCGCCGCTTTGGCGCGACACGCGCCGGATGTCCCGGTGAAGACGCTCCCCGCGGGTGACGATGAGCCCATGACTGCGGCGGTGGGTGCGGCCAGTGCCATGGCACGTCCCGGGGACGTGGTGGTCCTCGCGCCCGCGGCCGCCTCACTGGACATGTTCCGCGACTACACCCAGCGAGGCGATGCCTTCACTGCCGCGGTGCATGCCCTGGCAGGTCGGGGGCAGGACAGTGGCAGTAGCTAG
- the mraY gene encoding phospho-N-acetylmuramoyl-pentapeptide-transferase translates to MISILIAASVGLLVSILLTPYLIRVFSRQGFGQEIREEGPAGHKSKRGTPTMGGVAIIIAMVVGYFVAHLIDWMGNSASSGPSASGLLVLFLGVGLGVVGFLDDFIKIRKQRNLGLNKTAKIVGQVVVGVAFAVLALQFADENGLSPASMNLSYVRDIELIVLPIPLFVLFTLVVISGWSNAVNFTDGLDGLAGGAAAMVLATYVVISFWQARLSCAESPAAACYNVRDPLDLAVVAAAATGACVGFLWWNAAPAKIFMGDTGSLALGGLVAGLSMTTRTELLAIVIGGLFMVEMISVVLQIAVFRTTRRRLFRMAPFHHHFELAGWAETTVIIRFWLLSAICCMFGLGLFYSEQLAGGG, encoded by the coding sequence GTGATCAGCATCCTGATCGCGGCCTCGGTCGGCCTGCTGGTCTCCATCCTGCTCACCCCGTACCTGATCCGCGTGTTCTCGCGGCAGGGCTTCGGCCAGGAGATCCGCGAGGAGGGCCCGGCCGGGCACAAGTCCAAGCGCGGCACGCCGACCATGGGCGGCGTGGCGATCATCATCGCGATGGTCGTCGGCTACTTCGTCGCCCACCTGATCGACTGGATGGGCAACTCGGCCTCGAGCGGGCCGTCGGCCTCCGGGCTGCTGGTGCTGTTCCTCGGCGTCGGCCTCGGCGTGGTCGGCTTCCTCGACGACTTCATCAAGATCCGCAAGCAGCGCAACCTCGGGTTGAACAAGACCGCGAAGATCGTCGGCCAGGTGGTGGTCGGCGTCGCCTTCGCGGTGCTGGCCCTGCAGTTCGCCGACGAGAACGGGCTCAGCCCGGCGTCGATGAACCTGTCCTACGTGCGCGACATCGAGCTGATCGTGCTGCCGATCCCGCTGTTCGTGCTGTTCACCCTGGTGGTGATCTCCGGCTGGTCGAACGCGGTGAACTTCACCGACGGCCTGGACGGCCTGGCCGGTGGCGCGGCGGCGATGGTGCTGGCCACCTACGTGGTCATCTCGTTCTGGCAGGCCCGCCTCAGCTGCGCGGAGAGCCCCGCCGCCGCCTGCTACAACGTGCGTGACCCGCTGGACCTCGCGGTGGTCGCCGCGGCCGCCACCGGTGCCTGCGTCGGCTTCCTCTGGTGGAACGCCGCGCCCGCGAAGATCTTCATGGGTGACACCGGTTCGCTGGCGCTCGGCGGCCTGGTCGCCGGGCTGTCCATGACCACCCGCACCGAACTGCTCGCCATCGTCATCGGCGGCCTGTTCATGGTCGAGATGATCTCGGTGGTGCTGCAGATCGCGGTCTTCCGCACCACCCGGCGCCGGTTGTTCCGGATGGCGCCGTTCCACCACCACTTCGAACTCGCCGGCTGGGCCGAGACCACGGTGATCATCCGGTTCTGGCTGCTCTCGGCGATCTGCTGCATGTTCGGCCTCGGCCTGTTCTACAGCGAGCAGCTCGCCGGCGGCGGGTGA
- a CDS encoding UDP-N-acetylmuramoyl-tripeptide--D-alanyl-D-alanine ligase, protein MIALTLAEIAEIVGGRLHGTDGTPRVTGSVEFDSRQLTGGGLFLALPGEKVDGHTFAAKAVAAGAAGVLAAREVDAPAVIVPPLADGQANERAMALAGDTDGSGAAVLAALGKLARYVVDELAKSGLTVVGVTGSSGKTSTKDLIAQLLEPLGPTVAPPGSFNNELGHPWTALRADENTRYLVLEMSARGPGHIAELAEIAPPRIGAVLNVGSAHVGEFGSREGIAQAKGELPEALPEDGVAVLNFDDALVAGMASRTKARVVGVGEHPDATVRAEDLTLDEQARASFRLVTPAGSADVKLPLHGEHHVGNALSAAAIALELGASPADVAARLSSVTRRSARRMEVTTRADGLLVLNDSYNANPESVRAALKTLASMSAGRRSWAVLGVMGELGADSVTAHDEIGRLAVRLNIDRLVVVGEDAAAMHQGASHEGSWGEESVLVPDTDAAIALLGEQLRPQDVVLVKASKVAALWRVADAVLAPGGDA, encoded by the coding sequence GTGATCGCGCTGACCCTGGCCGAGATCGCCGAGATCGTCGGCGGGCGGCTGCACGGCACCGACGGCACCCCGCGGGTGACCGGCTCGGTGGAGTTCGACTCGCGGCAGCTCACCGGAGGCGGCCTCTTCCTCGCGTTGCCGGGGGAGAAGGTCGACGGGCACACCTTCGCCGCCAAGGCGGTCGCCGCCGGTGCGGCGGGCGTGCTCGCGGCCCGCGAGGTCGACGCGCCCGCGGTGATCGTGCCGCCGCTGGCCGACGGCCAGGCGAACGAGCGCGCGATGGCGCTCGCCGGCGACACCGACGGCTCCGGCGCGGCCGTGCTGGCCGCGCTCGGCAAGCTCGCCCGGTACGTGGTCGACGAGCTGGCGAAGTCCGGGCTGACCGTGGTCGGCGTGACCGGTTCGTCCGGCAAGACCTCCACCAAGGACCTGATCGCGCAGCTGCTCGAACCGCTCGGCCCGACCGTGGCGCCGCCCGGTTCGTTCAACAACGAGCTGGGCCACCCGTGGACCGCGCTGCGTGCCGACGAGAACACCCGGTACCTGGTGCTGGAGATGTCCGCCCGCGGGCCGGGGCACATCGCCGAGCTGGCCGAGATCGCGCCGCCGCGCATCGGCGCGGTGCTCAACGTCGGCAGCGCGCACGTCGGCGAGTTCGGCTCCCGCGAGGGCATCGCGCAGGCCAAGGGCGAGCTGCCCGAGGCGCTGCCCGAGGACGGCGTCGCGGTGCTGAACTTCGACGACGCGCTGGTCGCGGGCATGGCCTCGCGCACGAAGGCCAGGGTGGTCGGGGTCGGCGAGCACCCCGACGCGACCGTCCGCGCCGAGGACCTGACCCTCGACGAGCAGGCCCGCGCCTCCTTCCGGCTGGTCACCCCGGCCGGTTCCGCCGACGTGAAGCTGCCGCTGCACGGTGAGCACCACGTGGGCAACGCGCTCTCCGCCGCCGCCATCGCGCTCGAACTCGGCGCGTCGCCGGCGGACGTCGCCGCCCGGCTTTCGTCGGTCACCCGGCGGTCCGCGCGGCGCATGGAGGTCACCACCCGGGCCGACGGCCTGCTGGTGCTGAACGACTCGTACAACGCCAACCCGGAATCGGTCCGCGCGGCGCTGAAGACACTCGCCTCGATGAGCGCCGGCCGCCGATCTTGGGCGGTCCTCGGTGTGATGGGCGAACTCGGTGCCGATAGCGTGACCGCGCACGACGAGATCGGCCGCCTGGCCGTCCGGCTCAACATCGACAGGCTCGTGGTGGTCGGCGAAGACGCCGCCGCGATGCACCAAGGCGCGAGCCACGAAGGTTCATGGGGAGAGGAGTCCGTCCTGGTGCCCGACACCGACGCCGCCATCGCCTTGCTGGGCGAACAGCTGCGGCCGCAGGACGTGGTGCTGGTCAAGGCCTCCAAGGTCGCCGCGCTCTGGCGGGTGGCCGACGCGGTGCTGGCTCCCGGCGGTGACGCGTGA
- a CDS encoding UDP-N-acetylmuramoyl-L-alanyl-D-glutamate--2,6-diaminopimelate ligase — protein MKAVVAPPRPALTDPVPLNTLVARADARLIAPPESVETAVTGATLRAQHVLPGDLFAALPGARAHGADFAEAAIAAGATAVLTDEAGAERPSVRDAGVPVLVHPEPRQALGLMAAWIYGEPSLKLSVLGVTGTSGKTTTAYLIDAGLRAAGRTTGLIGTVETRIGGERLASAFTTPEAPDLQALFAVMVEQGVTHVPMEVSSHALALGRVTGTRFAVGAFTNLSQDHLDFHRDMEDYFAAKSLLFDGRSTTEVVVVDNAWGQALVTPYTVTVSTEADSDAAWTATELTALPTGEQSFVLHAPGGRTAAAKIPLPGEFNVANALLAAAILDVTGVDLADIVRGIGSVEVPGRMERVHLGQPFTAVVDYAHKPAAVAQALDALRARTEGRVLTVLGCGGDRDTAKRPMMGEAAAKRSDVLIVTDDNPRSEDPEPIRAAMLAGARSAGAPNCEIEEIGDRRAAITRAVELARPGDIVLVAGKGHETGQEVHGVVHPFSDRDELEAAIRTRLGVHA, from the coding sequence GTGAAAGCCGTCGTCGCACCGCCCCGGCCGGCGCTGACCGACCCGGTCCCGCTGAACACGCTGGTCGCCCGCGCGGACGCCCGGCTGATCGCGCCACCCGAAAGCGTGGAGACCGCGGTCACCGGCGCCACGCTGCGTGCCCAGCACGTGCTGCCGGGAGACCTCTTCGCCGCACTGCCCGGAGCCCGCGCCCACGGCGCCGACTTCGCCGAAGCCGCGATCGCCGCGGGTGCCACCGCGGTGCTCACCGACGAGGCGGGTGCCGAGCGCCCGTCCGTCCGCGACGCCGGCGTGCCGGTGCTCGTGCACCCCGAGCCGCGGCAGGCGCTGGGGCTGATGGCCGCCTGGATCTACGGTGAGCCCTCGCTCAAGCTCTCGGTGCTCGGCGTGACCGGGACCTCCGGCAAGACCACCACCGCCTACCTGATCGACGCCGGGCTGCGGGCCGCCGGCCGGACCACCGGGCTGATCGGCACGGTGGAGACCCGGATCGGCGGCGAGCGGCTGGCCAGTGCCTTCACCACCCCGGAGGCGCCGGACCTGCAGGCGCTGTTCGCGGTGATGGTGGAGCAGGGCGTCACGCACGTGCCGATGGAGGTCTCCAGCCACGCGCTGGCGCTGGGCCGGGTCACCGGCACCCGGTTCGCGGTCGGCGCCTTCACCAACCTCTCGCAGGACCACCTGGACTTCCACCGCGACATGGAGGACTACTTCGCCGCCAAGTCGCTGCTGTTCGACGGCCGGTCCACCACCGAGGTGGTGGTGGTCGACAACGCGTGGGGCCAGGCGCTGGTCACCCCGTACACGGTGACCGTGTCCACCGAGGCCGACAGCGACGCCGCCTGGACCGCCACCGAGCTGACCGCGCTGCCCACCGGCGAGCAGTCGTTCGTGCTGCACGCGCCGGGCGGGCGCACCGCCGCGGCGAAGATCCCGCTGCCCGGTGAGTTCAACGTGGCCAACGCGCTGCTGGCCGCGGCGATCCTGGACGTGACCGGGGTGGACCTGGCCGACATCGTCCGCGGCATCGGCTCGGTCGAGGTGCCCGGCCGGATGGAACGCGTCCACTTGGGACAGCCGTTCACCGCGGTGGTCGACTACGCGCACAAGCCGGCCGCGGTGGCGCAGGCGCTCGACGCCCTGCGTGCCCGTACCGAAGGCCGCGTGCTCACCGTGCTCGGCTGCGGTGGCGACCGCGACACCGCCAAGCGCCCGATGATGGGCGAGGCCGCGGCCAAGCGCAGCGACGTCCTCATCGTGACCGACGACAACCCGCGGTCCGAGGACCCGGAACCGATCCGCGCGGCGATGCTCGCCGGGGCGCGGTCGGCCGGGGCCCCGAACTGCGAGATCGAAGAGATCGGCGACCGGCGCGCGGCCATCACGCGTGCCGTGGAGCTGGCCAGGCCCGGCGACATCGTGCTCGTCGCGGGCAAGGGCCACGAAACCGGGCAGGAGGTCCACGGCGTGGTTCACCCCTTCTCCGACCGCGACGAGCTGGAAGCCGCGATCCGCACCCGGCTGGGGGTGCACGCGTGA
- a CDS encoding MCE family protein, whose protein sequence is MTLTRKHRVQLLAFVVIAVVSVVYAGGNYAGLDRLFGARGYVVTARLADSGGIFVNSEVTYRGVTVGKVIELVLRPDGVDVRLDLESDGPKVPADTAAVVANRSAVGEQYVDLRPLHENVPYLEEGSVITKDRTQIPASPDTVLSNLDSLVSSVDPESLRTVVDEAYLAFADAGPDLRVLLDTAGSFTATATEHLPETKALLADAKVVLDTQRRQGDNLVSLAGGLKEISAQLKESDPQLRKVIDDAPKLSRQVSEVLATSGTDLGVVFANLLTTAQITTVRVDSVEQLLVAYPVISAFSHSVTSNGEGHLGFVLNLFDPYSCTKGYEGTKQRPANDTSELPANTQAYCAEPPGSPTGVRGAQNAPYAGKPVDVPARPSPQAPAPEGQPKLPGLLDLAGLPGAENVGGLLGLPR, encoded by the coding sequence ATGACCCTCACCCGCAAGCACCGCGTCCAACTGCTGGCCTTCGTGGTGATCGCCGTGGTTTCGGTGGTCTACGCGGGCGGGAACTACGCCGGGCTGGACCGGCTGTTCGGCGCGCGCGGGTACGTGGTCACCGCGCGACTGGCCGATTCGGGCGGGATCTTCGTCAACTCCGAGGTCACCTACCGCGGGGTGACCGTGGGCAAGGTGATCGAACTGGTGCTGCGTCCGGACGGCGTGGACGTCCGGCTGGATCTCGAATCCGACGGCCCGAAGGTCCCCGCCGACACCGCCGCGGTGGTCGCCAACCGCTCGGCGGTGGGGGAGCAGTACGTGGACCTGCGGCCGTTGCACGAGAACGTGCCGTACCTCGAAGAGGGCAGCGTGATCACCAAGGACCGCACGCAGATCCCGGCCTCGCCGGACACCGTCCTGTCCAATCTGGACTCACTGGTGTCCAGTGTGGACCCGGAGTCGCTGCGCACGGTGGTGGACGAGGCCTACCTCGCCTTCGCCGACGCCGGGCCGGATCTGCGGGTGCTGCTGGACACCGCGGGCTCGTTCACCGCCACCGCGACCGAGCACCTGCCCGAGACCAAGGCGCTGCTCGCCGACGCCAAGGTGGTGCTGGACACACAACGGCGCCAGGGCGACAACCTCGTTTCGCTGGCGGGTGGGCTCAAGGAGATCAGCGCGCAGCTGAAGGAGTCCGATCCGCAGCTGCGCAAGGTGATCGACGACGCGCCGAAGCTGAGCAGGCAGGTCAGCGAGGTGCTCGCCACCTCGGGCACCGATCTCGGGGTGGTCTTCGCCAACCTGCTGACCACCGCGCAGATCACCACCGTGCGCGTGGACTCGGTCGAGCAGCTGCTGGTGGCCTACCCGGTGATCTCCGCGTTCAGCCACTCGGTCACCTCGAACGGCGAAGGGCACCTCGGTTTCGTGCTGAACCTGTTCGACCCGTACTCGTGCACGAAGGGCTACGAGGGCACGAAGCAACGGCCCGCGAACGACACCAGTGAACTACCGGCGAACACCCAGGCCTACTGCGCCGAGCCGCCGGGCAGCCCGACCGGCGTGCGCGGGGCGCAGAACGCGCCGTACGCGGGCAAGCCGGTGGACGTGCCGGCCCGGCCGTCCCCGCAGGCCCCGGCCCCGGAAGGGCAGCCGAAGCTGCCCGGCCTGCTGGACCTGGCCGGGCTGCCCGGTGCGGAAAATGTCGGCGGGCTCTTGGGCTTGCCCCGCTGA
- a CDS encoding MCE family protein, with protein MTGYRRITGVLAGALLLTGCGEFAGMYATPLPGGADLGDHPFRLSVQFTDVLDLVPQAAVKVADVPIGRVEEITLSEDTHYAVVKIVVNGEVVLPANAGAELRQSSLLGEKFVELSEPSAAERVDARLGEGAVIPLAKTNRNPEVEEVLGALSLLLNGGGIEQLQTISEELTNALSGNEADIRALLSRVDQIATELDGHKGEIVRAIDGLNRLSSTLTAQTDDLQVALDDLAPGLQVVTTQRDQLVGMLQSLDKLSEVAVGTVNASRDDLIADLRALEPTLEKLAEAGQNLPTALKILPTYPFPDAAGAVVKGDYANVRARVDLNLDSLVQNFLNSSQPPIALPQNPSAPPPPSLPLPTAPPPLSVPGGGVLGGLDGLLDSLLGGG; from the coding sequence ATGACCGGGTACCGCAGGATCACCGGGGTGCTGGCCGGGGCGCTGCTGCTCACCGGCTGCGGGGAGTTCGCCGGGATGTACGCCACCCCGCTGCCCGGCGGGGCGGACCTCGGCGACCACCCGTTCCGGCTGAGCGTGCAGTTCACCGACGTGCTGGACCTGGTGCCGCAGGCCGCGGTGAAGGTGGCCGACGTGCCGATCGGGCGGGTCGAGGAGATCACCCTGTCCGAGGACACGCACTACGCCGTGGTGAAGATCGTGGTCAACGGGGAGGTGGTGCTGCCCGCGAACGCCGGTGCCGAGCTGCGCCAGTCCAGCCTGCTCGGGGAGAAGTTCGTCGAACTGAGCGAGCCTTCGGCCGCCGAGCGGGTGGACGCCAGGCTCGGGGAGGGCGCGGTCATCCCGCTGGCGAAGACGAACCGCAACCCCGAGGTCGAGGAAGTGCTCGGCGCGCTTTCGCTGTTGCTCAACGGTGGCGGCATCGAGCAACTGCAGACCATCAGCGAGGAGCTGACGAACGCCCTGTCCGGCAACGAGGCCGACATCCGCGCGCTGCTGTCCAGAGTGGACCAGATCGCCACCGAGCTGGACGGGCACAAGGGCGAGATCGTGCGGGCCATCGACGGGCTGAACCGGCTCTCCAGCACGCTGACCGCGCAGACCGACGACCTCCAGGTGGCACTGGACGACCTGGCGCCGGGGCTCCAGGTGGTCACCACGCAACGGGACCAGCTCGTCGGCATGCTGCAGTCGCTGGACAAGCTCTCGGAGGTCGCCGTGGGCACGGTCAACGCCAGTCGCGACGACCTGATCGCCGACCTGCGCGCGCTGGAACCGACGCTGGAGAAGCTCGCCGAGGCGGGCCAGAACCTGCCGACCGCGCTGAAGATCCTGCCCACCTACCCGTTCCCGGACGCGGCGGGCGCGGTGGTCAAGGGTGACTACGCGAACGTGCGTGCCAGGGTCGACCTCAACCTGGATTCACTGGTGCAGAACTTCCTCAACTCGTCGCAACCGCCGATCGCGCTGCCGCAGAACCCGTCCGCGCCACCACCGCCCTCCTTGCCGCTGCCGACGGCACCACCGCCGCTGAGCGTGCCGGGTGGCGGGGTGCTCGGCGGACTGGACGGCCTGCTCGACAGCCTCCTGGGAGGTGGGTGA